Proteins encoded by one window of Rariglobus hedericola:
- the tpiA gene encoding triose-phosphate isomerase, whose translation MSIRKKLIAGNWKMNKTSADAATLVAEIVAEVGKQADVDVVVCPPFTSLETAGKALDGSSIKLGAQNLHPEKNGAYTGEISAEMLRALFVNFVIVGHSERRTYFGDTDAFVNQKVLAALKNQLKPILCVGETLAEREGSQTLKVVQTQLEAGLEGVSKELATSVVIAYEPVWAIGTGKVATTEQAQEVHAFIRSLLVKLFGEAVAQKVRILYGGSMKPANAPELLAQKDIDGGLIGGAALESRSFVELIKAAAAAK comes from the coding sequence ATGTCCATTCGCAAAAAACTCATCGCCGGTAACTGGAAGATGAACAAGACCTCCGCCGACGCCGCCACGCTCGTCGCTGAGATCGTCGCCGAGGTCGGCAAACAGGCCGACGTCGATGTCGTTGTCTGTCCTCCGTTCACCTCGCTCGAGACCGCTGGCAAGGCCCTCGACGGCTCCAGCATCAAGCTCGGTGCGCAGAACCTGCACCCCGAAAAGAACGGCGCCTACACCGGCGAAATCTCCGCCGAGATGCTCCGCGCGCTCTTCGTGAACTTCGTCATCGTCGGCCACAGTGAGCGCCGCACCTACTTCGGCGACACCGATGCCTTCGTGAACCAGAAGGTCCTCGCCGCGCTGAAAAACCAACTCAAGCCCATCCTCTGCGTTGGCGAAACCCTCGCCGAACGCGAAGGCAGCCAGACCCTCAAGGTTGTGCAGACCCAGCTCGAGGCCGGTCTCGAAGGCGTCTCCAAGGAACTCGCGACCAGCGTCGTGATCGCCTACGAACCCGTCTGGGCCATCGGCACCGGCAAGGTCGCCACGACCGAGCAGGCGCAGGAAGTGCACGCGTTCATCCGCAGTCTCCTCGTGAAGCTGTTCGGCGAAGCCGTCGCGCAAAAGGTCCGCATCCTCTACGGTGGTTCCATGAAGCCCGCCAACGCTCCCGAGCTTCTCGCTCAAAAGGACATCGACGGCGGCCTCATCGGCGGCGCCGCGCTCGAGTCCCGCAGCTTTGTTGAGCTCATCAAAGCGGCCGCTGCGGCCAAGTAA
- a CDS encoding ABC transporter substrate-binding protein encodes MKRENLLMITGFSLLILTFAAASLNIWRRSANEANPNQQIIRLAHWQLEPPVRKAFEQIAKVYMAEHPGVTIEIIAVPERTYAQWFMTRLVGGFAPDLIEMRNNDSAIISRYFIPLTDWIEKPNPYNAGNPIADFSWRNTFIDGLDNDAAYHPQLLDYYGVPVSQFTNRFIYNRTLWRELLGNTPPPKTYAELVEVCQRFTAEAKKSTRKVVPFLSSVYHANAVYQRLSSSQTQKLTTQLYGSPLHSVTNNEFGLDYVRNRWSMDTPEIVSGLEIMRDVSTLFQPGYEAISREDCVFKFLQGGALMVYTGSWDYGSFEDQAAFDLGVFDLPVPAPGTSGYGEFVLGQPSEGSVSTSATFSLTRQSKYPEIAVDFLQFLTSQRGNRLFAEASGWLPAIVGVEPSNELKPFYPQLKGVRNGPEFSTLGLQNAGRVIGNERNKLLGPNGTVEAYRNSLKANLGDAIREDLTRAVIQQNKVVQRQDSVIAAFSQELRTTPENERLLSKLRENEESQTLLETLTAWTSLNLAEPVR; translated from the coding sequence ATGAAACGCGAAAATCTCCTCATGATCACAGGCTTCAGCCTGCTAATCCTCACTTTCGCCGCCGCCAGTCTCAATATCTGGCGCCGCTCGGCCAACGAGGCCAATCCCAACCAGCAGATCATCCGTCTGGCCCACTGGCAGCTCGAGCCCCCCGTTCGCAAAGCCTTTGAGCAAATCGCCAAGGTTTACATGGCCGAACACCCCGGCGTAACGATTGAGATCATCGCCGTGCCGGAGCGCACTTACGCCCAGTGGTTCATGACGCGTCTGGTCGGTGGGTTTGCCCCTGATCTCATCGAGATGCGCAACAATGATTCCGCGATCATCTCGCGTTACTTCATCCCGCTCACGGACTGGATCGAAAAGCCCAATCCCTACAATGCCGGCAACCCGATCGCCGACTTCTCCTGGCGCAACACGTTTATCGACGGCCTCGACAACGACGCGGCTTACCACCCCCAATTGCTCGATTACTACGGCGTGCCCGTCTCGCAGTTCACCAACCGCTTCATTTACAACCGCACGTTGTGGCGCGAGCTGCTGGGCAATACGCCCCCGCCCAAAACCTACGCCGAACTGGTCGAAGTGTGCCAGCGTTTCACCGCCGAGGCGAAGAAGTCCACGCGTAAAGTCGTGCCTTTTCTCTCTTCGGTTTACCACGCCAACGCCGTCTATCAGCGCCTGAGCAGCAGCCAGACGCAGAAGCTGACTACCCAACTCTACGGCAGCCCCCTGCATAGCGTCACCAATAACGAGTTTGGCCTGGATTACGTTCGTAACCGGTGGTCGATGGACACGCCCGAGATCGTCTCCGGCCTCGAAATCATGCGCGACGTGAGCACGCTTTTTCAGCCCGGCTACGAAGCGATCTCCCGCGAAGACTGCGTATTTAAATTCCTCCAAGGCGGTGCCCTCATGGTCTACACCGGTAGCTGGGATTACGGCAGCTTCGAGGATCAGGCCGCATTTGATCTCGGCGTATTCGACCTGCCGGTGCCCGCGCCCGGCACGAGCGGCTACGGTGAGTTCGTGCTTGGGCAACCTTCGGAAGGTAGTGTCTCCACCAGCGCGACTTTCAGTCTCACGCGCCAGTCCAAGTATCCCGAAATCGCCGTCGACTTCCTGCAGTTCCTGACTTCCCAGCGTGGCAACCGCTTGTTCGCCGAAGCCAGTGGCTGGCTGCCCGCCATCGTGGGCGTCGAGCCGAGCAATGAACTCAAGCCTTTCTATCCTCAACTGAAGGGTGTGCGCAACGGCCCTGAATTCAGCACGCTCGGTCTGCAAAATGCCGGCCGCGTCATCGGCAATGAGCGCAATAAACTGCTCGGACCCAATGGCACGGTGGAAGCCTACCGCAATAGCCTGAAAGCGAATCTCGGCGATGCCATCCGCGAAGATCTGACCCGCGCCGTCATTCAGCAAAACAAGGTGGTCCAACGCCAGGACAGCGTGATCGCCGCCTTCTCCCAAGAACTTCGCACCACGCCGGAAAACGAACGGCTGCTAAGCAAACTGCGCGAAAACGAAGAAAGCCAGACGCTCTTGGAAACGCTCACCGCCTGGACCTCGCTCAACCTCGCCGAACCCGTGCGCTAA
- the pyrH gene encoding UMP kinase translates to MSDNPVTNATTKYKRIVLKLSGEVLSGKSNNPIDAGVLERICAQVKEIRDMGVEVCVVIGGGNIFRGLQGEKRGVDRTTGDYMGMLATVINSLALMDCLEKMGVPTRVQSAIPMNQVAEPFILRRAMRHLEKGRVVIFAAGTGNPYFSTDTTAALRASEMHADIIMKATKVDGIYDKDPKKHTDAVKYDEITYIDALRQRLNVMDSTAFSLCLDNNVPILVFDLNDPHAIEKAVTGQKVGTLVHG, encoded by the coding sequence ATGAGTGACAATCCGGTGACCAACGCGACGACCAAGTATAAACGCATCGTGCTCAAATTGAGCGGCGAAGTTCTGAGCGGGAAATCCAACAACCCCATCGATGCCGGTGTGCTCGAGCGCATCTGTGCGCAGGTGAAAGAAATCCGCGACATGGGCGTCGAGGTCTGCGTCGTGATCGGTGGCGGCAACATCTTCCGCGGCCTGCAAGGCGAGAAGCGCGGCGTCGATCGCACCACCGGCGACTACATGGGCATGCTTGCGACGGTGATCAACTCCCTCGCGCTTATGGATTGTCTCGAAAAAATGGGTGTGCCCACCCGCGTGCAGAGCGCCATCCCGATGAACCAGGTCGCCGAGCCGTTCATCCTTCGTCGTGCCATGCGCCACCTTGAAAAGGGCCGCGTTGTCATCTTCGCCGCCGGCACCGGCAATCCGTATTTCTCGACCGACACCACGGCGGCCCTGCGCGCCTCGGAGATGCATGCCGACATCATCATGAAGGCGACCAAGGTCGACGGCATCTACGACAAGGACCCCAAGAAGCACACTGATGCCGTCAAATACGACGAGATCACCTACATCGATGCGCTCCGTCAGCGTCTCAACGTGATGGATTCGACCGCGTTCTCTCTTTGCTTGGACAACAACGTGCCGATTCTCGTGTTCGACCTCAACGATCCGCATGCCATCGAGAAGGCCGTTACCGGCCAAAAGGTCGGCACGCTTGTTCACGGCTGA
- the frr gene encoding ribosome recycling factor, whose product MSHPVLNETQVKMKKAVDHTLHEFSNIHTGKANPSMVEGIMVEAYGAMVRIKDCAAISTPDARQILIQPWDKGLTQAISKAIMIANLGFNPAVDGQFVRIPLADMSRERRQEFVKVANRLAEEGRVHVRNVRRDGQDTIKKAKLPEDEVKRVEKELQTLTDKSIEEIAKHLASKEKDLLTV is encoded by the coding sequence ATGTCCCATCCCGTCCTAAACGAAACTCAGGTTAAAATGAAAAAAGCCGTGGACCATACGCTCCACGAGTTTTCCAATATTCACACCGGCAAGGCCAATCCTTCCATGGTCGAAGGAATCATGGTCGAGGCTTACGGCGCGATGGTTCGCATCAAGGACTGCGCGGCCATCTCGACGCCCGATGCCCGCCAGATCTTGATCCAGCCGTGGGACAAGGGCCTCACCCAGGCCATCTCCAAGGCGATCATGATCGCCAACCTGGGCTTCAATCCTGCCGTTGACGGACAATTCGTCCGCATCCCGCTGGCCGACATGAGCCGCGAGCGCCGCCAGGAGTTCGTCAAGGTCGCCAACCGCCTCGCCGAGGAAGGCCGCGTGCATGTCCGCAACGTCCGCCGCGACGGACAGGATACGATCAAAAAAGCCAAGCTCCCCGAGGACGAAGTGAAGCGCGTGGAAAAGGAACTCCAGACGCTTACCGACAAATCCATCGAGGAAATCGCGAAGCACCTCGCTTCGAAAGAAAAGGATCTGCTCACGGTCTGA
- the proB gene encoding glutamate 5-kinase translates to MKTTAPKRVVIKLGTGVLTSGIGQLNTERIAALAAGVAGLRAAGTEVIVVSSGAVGLGMGRLGLKKKPADVSKKQACAAIGQSLLMQIWQRGFDPHGLTAAQVLLTHEDLRGRDRHLGVKACIEELIAYGTIPVINENDTVSAAEIKFGDNDTLSAMVASLTGAQHLLILSTAPGLIDMKGTGQIVPVVEKITPEIEAMAGGTTDITATGGMISKITAAKLAVRAGCGVFIASGAETDIIARLLGGTGPGTFFVPSGIPLDAKKRWIAYFQRPTGGIQINARAVPVLMDEGRSLLAIGVTGVTGSFSEGDIVNILAPDGKILARGVATFDSHQVKAIAGKTSDEVKPLYPGRKRFEVVHRDNLVLLT, encoded by the coding sequence GTGAAAACCACCGCGCCCAAGCGTGTCGTCATCAAGCTCGGCACCGGCGTGCTCACGTCGGGTATCGGCCAACTGAATACGGAGCGCATCGCCGCGCTCGCCGCCGGCGTGGCCGGACTGCGCGCGGCCGGCACCGAGGTGATTGTGGTTTCCTCCGGTGCGGTCGGCCTCGGCATGGGCCGTCTCGGCCTGAAGAAAAAACCCGCCGACGTTTCCAAAAAACAGGCGTGTGCCGCCATCGGCCAGTCGTTGCTCATGCAGATCTGGCAACGGGGCTTTGATCCCCATGGACTCACCGCCGCCCAGGTCCTGCTGACTCATGAAGACTTGCGGGGGCGGGATCGTCATCTCGGCGTGAAGGCGTGCATCGAGGAGCTGATCGCCTACGGCACGATTCCTGTCATCAACGAGAACGACACGGTCAGCGCCGCAGAGATCAAGTTTGGCGACAACGACACGCTTTCCGCGATGGTAGCCAGCCTCACCGGTGCGCAGCACCTGCTGATCCTTTCCACCGCTCCCGGATTGATCGACATGAAGGGCACGGGCCAGATCGTTCCCGTCGTTGAAAAAATCACGCCAGAGATCGAGGCGATGGCCGGTGGCACCACCGATATCACCGCGACCGGCGGCATGATCTCCAAGATCACCGCAGCCAAACTCGCCGTGCGCGCCGGTTGCGGCGTGTTCATCGCCAGCGGTGCCGAAACCGACATCATTGCACGTCTACTCGGCGGCACGGGGCCCGGCACGTTTTTTGTGCCGAGCGGCATTCCGCTCGATGCCAAAAAACGCTGGATCGCCTATTTTCAGCGGCCCACGGGCGGCATTCAAATCAACGCCCGCGCCGTCCCTGTGCTGATGGATGAGGGACGCAGTTTGCTCGCGATCGGTGTGACCGGCGTGACCGGTTCGTTCTCGGAAGGCGACATCGTCAACATCCTTGCCCCCGACGGTAAAATCCTCGCGCGCGGCGTGGCCACGTTTGATTCACATCAAGTGAAAGCCATTGCGGGCAAAACGAGCGATGAGGTGAAGCCGCTTTATCCCGGTCGCAAACGCTTCGAGGTCGTCCATCGCGACAATCTGGTGTTGCTGACCTGA
- a CDS encoding transglutaminase family protein, with protein sequence MKLRIVHQTRYLYSKKVHFGPHRLVLRPREGHDLRVESMNVKIEPAAHLTWSRDVFGNSVATVEFEKPSKELLIESNALVVRMSPVVKRRKRLSSITPWPPVYDSLERVAVKPYQRLSYPKDAAAVKTWLENFRIKKPDFAEDVARNLNEYIYDELKYIRREEKGVLTPAQTLQTGGGSCRDLATLMLEAARSLGIAARFASGYLECHAAILGEASTHAWAEIYHPGRGWSGYDPSIGEETTSRHVVTGVSNHPRGVMPVSGSYYGKAGAFKDMEISVTVRPEPEATENDS encoded by the coding sequence ATGAAACTCCGTATCGTGCACCAAACCCGCTACCTTTATTCAAAAAAAGTGCATTTCGGCCCTCATCGGCTGGTGTTGCGTCCCCGTGAAGGACACGACCTGCGCGTCGAATCCATGAACGTTAAAATAGAACCCGCCGCCCACCTCACTTGGAGCCGCGACGTGTTCGGCAACTCCGTCGCCACCGTGGAATTCGAGAAGCCTTCGAAGGAGCTCCTGATCGAAAGCAATGCGCTGGTGGTTCGCATGTCCCCGGTCGTCAAACGACGTAAACGACTTTCCAGTATCACTCCGTGGCCTCCGGTTTATGACTCGCTGGAGCGCGTGGCCGTAAAGCCGTATCAACGCCTTTCCTACCCCAAGGATGCGGCTGCGGTTAAAACGTGGCTGGAAAACTTTCGTATCAAAAAACCCGACTTCGCAGAGGACGTTGCGCGCAACCTCAACGAATACATTTACGACGAATTGAAATATATTCGTCGCGAGGAAAAAGGCGTGCTCACTCCCGCGCAAACGCTGCAAACCGGCGGAGGTTCCTGCCGCGATCTTGCCACGTTGATGCTCGAAGCGGCGCGTTCACTGGGTATCGCCGCACGTTTCGCCAGCGGTTACTTGGAATGCCATGCGGCGATTCTTGGCGAAGCGTCCACGCATGCTTGGGCGGAGATCTATCATCCCGGCCGCGGCTGGTCCGGCTACGACCCGTCGATCGGGGAGGAAACCACGTCGCGGCATGTCGTCACCGGAGTGAGCAATCACCCGCGCGGCGTGATGCCTGTATCCGGAAGTTACTACGGCAAGGCCGGAGCGTTTAAAGACATGGAGATATCGGTCACCGTGCGCCCCGAACCCGAAGCCACGGAAAACGATTCCTGA
- a CDS encoding transglutaminase-like domain-containing protein, whose protein sequence is MNTQSLVPHDLTVRVGCSLAYETSVEVPLLLNLKPRRDPHQSLQEEKLVLGQNLPAEEFEDSHGNIVYRFMLQPGLNEICHDAIVSVPSVPDNQEFAQLGHYKPVSLVELPPELLRYTLPSRYCDSDKLLQFAWQKFGSLEPGLPQVDAISNWLHTNIEYRFGSGRPDISAFEVIERGYGVCRDFAHTTIALCRALNLPARYVTGHLPDIGYLDPGSPMDFHAYSEVYIGGRWFTYDARYNVPRIGRVKVSCGLDAVDGAFSTIYGAARLTNFQVWAYQVPPGSVQVGSPIDLSIRLDGTTEIRGLAGST, encoded by the coding sequence ATGAATACTCAAAGCTTGGTCCCTCATGATCTTACAGTCCGCGTTGGCTGCAGTCTTGCTTACGAAACCTCCGTCGAGGTGCCTTTGTTGCTCAACTTGAAGCCGCGGCGCGACCCGCACCAATCGCTTCAAGAAGAGAAATTGGTGCTAGGGCAGAATCTGCCGGCCGAAGAATTCGAGGATTCCCACGGTAACATCGTTTACCGATTTATGCTTCAGCCGGGTCTGAACGAGATCTGTCATGACGCGATCGTCAGCGTGCCGTCGGTGCCGGATAATCAGGAGTTCGCCCAACTCGGGCATTACAAGCCGGTTTCTTTGGTGGAACTGCCGCCCGAGCTGTTGCGCTATACGCTGCCGAGTCGTTACTGCGATTCCGATAAACTGCTGCAATTTGCCTGGCAGAAATTCGGTTCGCTTGAGCCAGGTCTTCCTCAGGTCGATGCGATCAGCAACTGGCTTCACACCAATATCGAATATCGATTCGGCTCGGGCCGGCCCGATATTTCCGCGTTCGAGGTGATTGAGCGTGGCTACGGGGTCTGCCGCGATTTTGCGCATACCACGATCGCGCTTTGCCGCGCGCTGAATTTGCCGGCGCGTTATGTGACCGGACACTTGCCTGACATCGGCTATCTCGATCCGGGTTCGCCGATGGATTTTCATGCTTACAGTGAAGTCTACATCGGCGGGCGTTGGTTTACCTATGATGCGCGTTACAACGTGCCGCGCATCGGTCGCGTGAAGGTCTCGTGCGGACTCGACGCGGTGGATGGCGCATTCTCGACGATCTATGGTGCAGCCCGCCTGACAAACTTCCAAGTCTGGGCCTATCAAGTCCCGCCCGGTTCAGTGCAAGTCGGCTCGCCGATCGATCTGTCGATACGTCTCGACGGCACGACGGAGATCCGCGGACTCGCCGGCTCCACCTGA
- the hflX gene encoding GTPase HflX, with translation MSALLSTPSLMADFLDNTPQKDPKRVERAYLVGVQTSKMAAGEAEELLNELQELVENLHIGIVGRNLVNLRAPTPATLIGSGKTEEIIEAAKSLNCDVIVFDETLSPAQQRNWEKLSGIAVIDRQEVILDVFADRAQTREAVIQVALARMEYSLPRLTRAWTHLSRQGGGGGAGMGGEGETQLEQDRRLVNDRITRLKRELVDVRKQRSVQRHKRQRVPVPTCAIVGYTNAGKSSLLNALTGATVLAEDKLFATLDPTTRQLLLRGNQKLLVTDTVGFIRRLPHGLVEAFKATLEEALVANFLIHVLDVTAPNVAAHHETTLSVLKELGADNKRILTVFNKVDAATEAQINTAHLLTPDGIFISAHTGKGLDTLIDQCLELIADSFGSLELVIPHSRYDLIARLHAIGHVQSEEQEEDRVRMHVRIPPSQIAPFADFIASDISAAPAKARPSKASRKSAAAE, from the coding sequence GTGTCCGCGCTTCTTTCCACCCCTTCATTGATGGCCGACTTCCTCGACAATACCCCGCAAAAAGATCCGAAACGTGTTGAACGCGCCTACCTCGTGGGCGTGCAGACTTCCAAGATGGCGGCAGGCGAGGCCGAGGAACTCCTCAACGAGTTGCAGGAACTCGTCGAGAATCTCCACATCGGCATCGTCGGTCGCAATCTCGTCAACCTCCGCGCCCCCACGCCCGCCACGTTGATCGGCAGCGGCAAGACCGAGGAGATCATCGAAGCCGCCAAGTCGCTCAACTGTGACGTGATCGTCTTCGACGAAACCCTTTCTCCGGCTCAACAGCGCAACTGGGAAAAACTCTCCGGCATCGCCGTCATCGATCGTCAGGAAGTCATCTTGGATGTGTTCGCCGACCGCGCCCAAACCCGCGAAGCCGTCATTCAGGTCGCCTTGGCGCGCATGGAATATTCCCTGCCGCGCCTGACGCGTGCGTGGACGCATTTGTCCCGCCAGGGTGGCGGTGGCGGCGCCGGCATGGGTGGCGAAGGCGAAACCCAGCTCGAACAGGACCGCCGTCTCGTTAACGACCGCATCACCCGTCTCAAACGCGAACTCGTCGACGTGCGCAAACAACGCAGCGTGCAGCGTCACAAACGCCAGCGCGTCCCCGTCCCCACCTGCGCGATCGTCGGCTACACCAATGCCGGCAAATCATCGCTGCTCAACGCCCTCACCGGCGCCACCGTGCTCGCCGAGGACAAGCTTTTCGCCACGCTGGACCCCACCACCCGCCAGCTCCTCTTGCGCGGCAACCAGAAGCTCCTCGTCACCGACACCGTCGGTTTCATCCGCCGGCTGCCCCACGGTCTGGTCGAAGCCTTCAAAGCCACGCTCGAGGAAGCTCTTGTCGCCAACTTCCTGATACACGTGCTCGACGTGACCGCGCCCAATGTCGCCGCCCATCACGAGACCACCCTGTCGGTGCTCAAGGAGCTCGGTGCCGACAACAAGCGCATCCTCACCGTCTTCAACAAAGTGGACGCCGCCACCGAAGCGCAGATCAACACCGCCCATTTGCTTACCCCGGACGGCATCTTCATCAGTGCGCACACCGGCAAGGGTCTCGATACATTGATCGACCAGTGCCTCGAGCTCATCGCCGATTCCTTTGGTTCCCTTGAGCTCGTGATCCCGCACAGCCGCTATGACCTGATTGCACGCCTGCACGCGATCGGACACGTGCAAAGCGAGGAACAGGAAGAAGACCGCGTGCGCATGCACGTGCGTATTCCTCCGTCTCAGATCGCACCGTTTGCGGATTTCATCGCCTCCGACATTTCAGCCGCGCCCGCGAAGGCGCGGCCGTCGAAAGCGTCCCGCAAAAGCGCCGCGGCCGAATAA
- the dnaX gene encoding DNA polymerase III subunit gamma/tau, whose product MSSSYQVIARKWRPQTFNDVVGQDHVVRTLKNAIARNRIAHAYLFVGPRGTGKTSTARIFAKALNCTDGPKADFDPKDPAVQSITEGTSMDVIEIDGASNNSVDQIRDLRDDVRYAPTQGKYKIYIIDEVHMLSNQAFNALLKTLEEPPEHVKFVFATTDVQKVLPTILSRCQRFDLKPIPAELIVGRLQTIADEEKIKVTPEALACIARMADGGMRDAQSIFDQMISFCGTEISEPDVLDVYGLVAGEKITALAGAVAAGDHQKIIAIVDECDESGRDLVRLLTDMQALVRQALLDAISKGGRSDKLGGVSMTTEQLTRLLDGLREGEGGVKLGLAEKINFEVTLLKAVDASRSRAIDSLIKELAALAEEAPVADSEKKKD is encoded by the coding sequence GTGTCCTCGTCCTACCAAGTCATCGCGCGCAAGTGGCGCCCCCAGACGTTTAACGACGTCGTCGGGCAGGATCACGTGGTGCGGACGCTCAAGAACGCCATCGCGCGCAACCGTATCGCGCACGCCTATCTGTTCGTGGGGCCGCGTGGCACGGGCAAGACCTCGACCGCCCGTATTTTTGCGAAGGCTTTGAATTGCACCGACGGCCCGAAAGCGGATTTCGATCCGAAGGATCCCGCCGTGCAGTCGATCACCGAAGGCACCTCGATGGACGTGATCGAAATAGACGGTGCGTCGAACAACTCGGTCGATCAAATCCGTGATTTGCGCGACGACGTGCGTTACGCGCCGACGCAGGGTAAATACAAAATCTACATCATCGACGAGGTGCACATGCTCTCCAATCAGGCGTTCAACGCCTTGTTGAAGACCCTCGAAGAGCCGCCCGAGCACGTGAAATTCGTTTTTGCGACCACCGATGTGCAGAAGGTGTTGCCGACTATTTTGTCGCGCTGCCAGCGCTTCGACCTGAAGCCGATCCCGGCCGAGCTGATCGTGGGCCGTCTGCAAACGATCGCCGACGAGGAAAAGATCAAGGTCACGCCCGAGGCGCTGGCCTGCATCGCCCGTATGGCCGATGGCGGCATGCGTGATGCGCAGTCGATTTTTGACCAGATGATTTCGTTCTGCGGCACGGAGATTTCCGAGCCCGACGTGCTGGATGTTTACGGCCTCGTGGCCGGCGAAAAAATCACCGCGCTGGCGGGAGCCGTCGCGGCGGGAGATCACCAGAAGATCATCGCGATTGTCGATGAGTGCGATGAAAGCGGCCGTGATCTGGTGCGCTTGCTCACCGACATGCAGGCGCTGGTGCGCCAGGCATTGCTGGATGCGATTTCCAAAGGCGGCCGCAGCGACAAGCTCGGCGGAGTTTCCATGACGACGGAGCAGCTCACACGACTCCTCGACGGCCTGCGTGAAGGTGAAGGCGGCGTGAAGCTGGGACTCGCTGAGAAGATCAATTTTGAAGTAACGCTGTTGAAGGCGGTCGATGCGAGCCGCTCGCGGGCGATTGATTCGCTCATCAAAGAACTCGCCGCGCTCGCCGAAGAGGCGCCCGTGGCCGACAGCGAAAAAAAAAAGGACTGA
- a CDS encoding gamma-glutamylcyclotransferase family protein, whose amino-acid sequence MTRLFVYGTLKRGCKNHHHIAGQTYLGEARTAGGYRLYDLGDYPGMVAAPDDRDGVTGELWEVDDRALTHLDDFEGVNEGLYLRAPINLVNTTASETASAHTYLYARATAGCAVIGTTWTE is encoded by the coding sequence ATGACGCGTCTTTTCGTTTACGGCACGCTCAAGCGTGGTTGCAAAAACCACCACCACATCGCCGGCCAAACCTACCTCGGCGAGGCCCGCACTGCCGGCGGCTATCGCCTCTATGACCTTGGCGATTACCCGGGGATGGTCGCCGCTCCCGATGATCGTGACGGAGTGACGGGCGAACTCTGGGAAGTCGATGATCGCGCGCTCACCCACCTTGATGACTTCGAGGGCGTGAACGAAGGACTCTATCTGCGTGCGCCCATCAATCTCGTGAACACAACCGCATCCGAAACTGCGTCTGCGCACACTTATCTTTACGCACGCGCCACCGCGGGTTGTGCCGTAATCGGCACGACGTGGACCGAATAA
- a CDS encoding PP2C family protein-serine/threonine phosphatase produces MVPPRSPDDSSPIPFIHWSGMTHVGRVRANNEDSFLGVTVNGREVSYLGKIGESSLSEADFVFAVSDGMGGAKSGEFASRIALDKITKLLPKGFRLSAHGMASGFSDLLEELIASIHHELIKLGSSYEECAGMGATLSLCWFTPQWMYFAHIGDSRIYYLPKDGGITQISHDHSQVGWMRRAGQLNEREARNHPRRNALQQALGAGNQFIDPHLGAVGYRPGDRFVICSDGLVEGLWNHNIEELVRSPEAAVASHEPARRLVEQAVENSGADNTTAVVIEIRETAVP; encoded by the coding sequence ATGGTCCCTCCCCGCTCCCCGGACGACTCCAGTCCCATTCCCTTTATCCATTGGTCCGGCATGACTCATGTCGGACGAGTTCGCGCCAATAACGAAGATTCGTTTCTGGGCGTGACCGTCAATGGCCGCGAAGTCAGCTATCTGGGCAAAATTGGCGAGTCCTCGCTCTCGGAAGCGGACTTCGTTTTTGCCGTGAGCGATGGCATGGGCGGCGCCAAATCAGGTGAATTCGCGAGCCGTATCGCCCTCGATAAGATCACCAAGCTCCTGCCCAAGGGCTTTCGCCTCTCGGCCCACGGCATGGCCAGTGGTTTCTCCGATCTGCTCGAGGAACTGATCGCCTCCATTCACCACGAGTTGATCAAGCTCGGCTCATCCTACGAGGAATGCGCGGGCATGGGCGCGACGCTCAGCTTGTGCTGGTTCACGCCGCAATGGATGTATTTTGCGCACATCGGCGACAGTCGCATCTACTATCTGCCCAAGGACGGCGGCATCACTCAAATCAGCCACGACCACAGCCAAGTCGGCTGGATGCGCCGCGCCGGCCAGCTCAACGAGCGTGAGGCCCGCAACCACCCCCGGCGCAATGCCCTTCAACAAGCCCTTGGCGCGGGCAACCAATTCATCGATCCCCATCTCGGCGCCGTTGGATACCGTCCCGGCGACCGGTTTGTGATCTGCTCCGACGGTCTGGTCGAAGGCCTTTGGAATCACAACATCGAGGAACTCGTTCGCTCGCCGGAAGCCGCCGTCGCCAGCCACGAACCCGCCCGCCGCCTCGTCGAGCAAGCGGTGGAAAACTCCGGCGCCGACAACACCACCGCAGTCGTTATCGAGATTCGCGAGACCGCCGTGCCATGA